The Saprospiraceae bacterium genome includes a window with the following:
- a CDS encoding RagB/SusD family nutrient uptake outer membrane protein: protein MKNIIKKYLILTFGAILMFTSCSDLVNNPLENQNFTESIDYTDSKAMIQPLIGAYASFQSRGWEQFPLIAVRGDDVNHGGLGDQQPFADTDFYNYDKGYWMYNSLWQTYYSDIFRINTAIEEIGKYRDAGGNPVLAAQYIAECKVMRSFLLFQLSRVWGKVFIPIGSKPEELLTATSVPTKDDVMGFIAKEMDEVESILPDLHPNKRTDVPGGITKYTALAMKALSSQELKQYQKVADATSKIIASGKYALHTDFYQLFKVPGKLSNENLLEFQFSDFKTGVGASRNYLWAFFGPQSWTPAVATANGGWGFYEPTLKYIKFMLDRGETVRLETSVIFTPAGIDELKKDPKYASLPAFVTNTTRDGDRFNNYPRAKFASGKFYLPSKQLIPGRTDYGSNKNLTCIRYAEILLMHAEAIKQGANSTGISADQAVNLVRSRAGLTPLTNVTLDQVINEKYAELATEWGTRYYDMVRLGKSNELTHEGRTFTTEKTFLPYPTAQVDLLPILNNP, encoded by the coding sequence ATGAAAAATATAATAAAAAAATATCTTATCCTTACATTTGGAGCGATTTTGATGTTTACATCTTGCTCCGACCTTGTAAATAATCCTTTGGAAAATCAAAATTTTACAGAGTCCATTGATTATACCGATTCTAAAGCTATGATCCAGCCATTAATTGGGGCCTATGCATCATTTCAAAGCAGAGGTTGGGAACAGTTTCCACTTATTGCTGTAAGAGGTGATGATGTCAATCATGGAGGTTTAGGTGACCAACAACCTTTTGCCGATACAGATTTTTATAACTACGACAAGGGCTATTGGATGTACAATTCACTTTGGCAAACCTATTATTCAGACATTTTTAGAATAAATACAGCTATTGAAGAGATTGGAAAGTACAGAGATGCCGGAGGTAATCCGGTTCTTGCAGCGCAATATATAGCTGAGTGTAAGGTCATGCGTTCTTTTCTTTTATTTCAATTGTCAAGGGTTTGGGGTAAAGTCTTTATTCCTATTGGCTCAAAGCCTGAAGAATTGTTAACAGCAACTTCCGTTCCTACAAAGGATGATGTTATGGGATTCATAGCAAAAGAGATGGACGAAGTAGAATCCATACTTCCGGACTTACATCCCAATAAGAGAACAGATGTACCCGGAGGTATTACCAAGTATACTGCTTTAGCTATGAAAGCACTGTCGAGTCAGGAATTAAAACAATATCAAAAAGTAGCCGATGCTACCAGCAAAATTATCGCATCAGGCAAATATGCTCTTCATACTGATTTTTATCAATTATTTAAGGTGCCTGGTAAACTGAGTAATGAAAATTTGCTCGAGTTTCAGTTTTCTGACTTCAAAACCGGAGTAGGTGCCTCAAGAAATTATCTTTGGGCATTCTTTGGACCACAAAGCTGGACACCTGCAGTGGCTACCGCTAATGGTGGATGGGGATTTTATGAACCTACATTAAAGTACATCAAATTTATGCTGGATCGAGGAGAAACTGTAAGGCTGGAGACTTCTGTAATCTTTACCCCGGCAGGTATTGACGAACTAAAGAAAGATCCAAAATACGCAAGTCTTCCGGCTTTTGTCACTAATACAACGAGAGATGGCGATAGATTCAATAATTATCCCAGAGCTAAGTTTGCAAGTGGTAAGTTTTATTTACCTTCCAAGCAGTTGATACCCGGAAGAACCGATTATGGCAGCAACAAAAACCTTACATGTATCAGATATGCAGAGATTTTATTGATGCATGCCGAAGCTATCAAACAAGGTGCCAATAGTACTGGGATATCAGCAGATCAAGCTGTAAATTTGGTCAGATCACGAGCTGGACTCACACCGCTGACCAATGTTACCTTAGATCAAGTAATCAATGAAAAGTATGCTGAGTTAGCCACAGAATGGGGCACCAGATATTATGACATGGTAAGATTAGGAAAATCAAATGAGTTAACACACGAAGGTCGTACATTCACTACTGAAAAGACTTTTCTTCCATATCCTACTGCACAAGTAGATTTATTACCTATTTTGAACAATCCATAA
- the ppk2 gene encoding polyphosphate kinase 2 has protein sequence MSKKSNQISETKALANKKVRLVNQGDISLISDDQTAQTADTVNRKIRKKLIQNAVVLNDKLGTVPDDQKLETARIFLKNYSESERKFILETLMEEYKSTSKILNKDLILTEKWQDGGYPYKYLMSRKNYEMYKYQLQVELLKLQAWVKNTGARVIILYEGRDAAGKGGTIKRIMEHLNPRGARVVALEKPTEEERGQWYFQRYIKHLPTKGEIVLFDRSWYNRAGVERVMGFCTNEEYLEFMRQAPEFERNLVRSGITLIKFWFSVSRDEQKRRFKDRETHPLKQWKLSPIDKASLNKWDEYTEAKEKMFYHTDTSDAPWTVVKSDCKKRARLNAMRFFLHKIPYDNKDTATIGKIDPLIVGRSNMIYEMGRLY, from the coding sequence ATGTCAAAAAAAAGTAATCAAATCAGCGAAACCAAGGCACTCGCCAATAAAAAGGTCAGACTTGTCAATCAAGGTGATATATCATTGATTTCTGACGATCAAACAGCCCAGACGGCAGATACTGTCAATAGAAAAATAAGGAAAAAACTGATTCAGAATGCCGTTGTACTTAATGATAAATTGGGTACTGTTCCTGATGATCAAAAATTAGAAACAGCCAGAATTTTTTTGAAAAACTATTCAGAAAGTGAACGAAAATTTATTCTCGAGACTTTAATGGAAGAATACAAATCTACTTCAAAAATACTTAACAAAGATTTGATTCTTACAGAAAAGTGGCAGGATGGAGGCTATCCTTACAAATATCTCATGTCCCGCAAAAACTATGAAATGTACAAGTACCAGCTTCAGGTCGAATTGCTCAAACTTCAGGCCTGGGTGAAAAATACCGGAGCAAGGGTCATTATACTCTATGAAGGACGTGATGCTGCGGGTAAAGGAGGTACGATCAAACGAATCATGGAACACCTCAATCCAAGGGGCGCAAGGGTGGTAGCACTTGAAAAACCTACCGAAGAAGAAAGAGGACAATGGTATTTCCAAAGATATATCAAACATCTTCCTACTAAAGGTGAGATTGTACTCTTCGACCGTTCCTGGTACAACAGAGCAGGAGTAGAAAGAGTAATGGGTTTTTGTACCAATGAAGAGTATCTTGAATTTATGAGACAAGCCCCTGAATTTGAAAGAAATCTGGTGCGAAGTGGTATCACCCTGATTAAATTTTGGTTTTCAGTAAGTCGTGATGAACAAAAGAGAAGATTTAAAGACCGTGAAACCCACCCTTTGAAACAATGGAAACTATCACCTATAGATAAAGCGTCACTCAACAAGTGGGATGAATATACTGAAGCCAAAGAAAAAATGTTTTATCATACGGACACTTCTGATGCTCCCTGGACCGTGGTAAAATCCGATTGTAAAAAAAGGGCCAGGCTCAATGCTATGAGGTTTTTTCTTCACAAGATCCCCTACGATAATAAAGATACTGCCACCATCGGCAAAATCGACCCTTTGATTGTGGGCAGATCCAATATGATATACGAAATGGGGAGGCTGTATTAG
- a CDS encoding DUF4349 domain-containing protein: MKHFLLLTFMTMLIGVTACKNQSAESPKVDLNDLVLEEEVNGTRTAEPAKSEEVFQNTRKLIKTGTLTFESDDLPASAKLIKKLVAEVNGYVSSDQTTAYHHRTDQTMTLRIPSDKFDTLIDQITLHAKKTESKNMSVQDVSEEFVDVAARLTAKKEIEKRYIQILSKAAKVDDILKIESELGSIRTEIESIEGRLKYLQNQTSMSTIHVTFYQTKQFVSETPFFSKLKNAISDGWNMVVSFTLGLIQFWPFIIILSLILFYFRRRYKS; this comes from the coding sequence ATGAAACATTTCCTGTTGCTTACTTTTATGACTATGTTGATAGGAGTCACGGCCTGTAAAAATCAAAGTGCTGAGTCACCGAAGGTAGATTTAAATGACCTTGTTTTAGAAGAAGAAGTGAACGGTACTCGAACTGCAGAACCTGCTAAATCTGAAGAAGTTTTTCAAAATACAAGAAAGCTGATCAAAACAGGTACTCTGACATTTGAATCCGATGATCTACCTGCTTCTGCAAAACTCATCAAAAAGCTGGTTGCTGAAGTCAACGGGTATGTCTCCTCCGATCAAACCACTGCATATCACCATCGTACAGATCAAACCATGACCCTGAGAATACCTTCTGACAAGTTTGATACACTCATAGATCAAATCACACTACATGCCAAAAAAACTGAATCAAAAAACATGTCTGTTCAGGATGTAAGCGAAGAATTTGTGGATGTAGCAGCCCGACTCACTGCCAAAAAAGAAATCGAAAAAAGATACATTCAAATCCTGTCAAAAGCAGCAAAAGTGGATGACATCTTAAAAATAGAGTCAGAATTGGGAAGTATTCGTACTGAAATAGAATCCATCGAAGGACGATTAAAATATCTACAGAATCAAACTTCGATGAGTACTATCCATGTTACATTTTATCAGACCAAACAGTTTGTATCTGAAACGCCATTCTTCAGTAAACTTAAAAATGCAATCTCAGATGGATGGAATATGGTTGTATCCTTTACCTTAGGCTTGATTCAATTTTGGCCGTTTATTATTATCCTATCCCTGATCTTATTTTATTTCAGAAGGCGTTACAAGAGTTGA
- a CDS encoding LamG domain-containing protein, whose translation MKNIKSIKILSIIIGLFIIVIGCKDDYDDITSLTPGADATVHVIKMTYPVEGTKIKVLEPVISINSIFEVSDDIEIKEVKVNLDNKDVTTISQFKDYRRFVGEIKIDGITTGLHKLTISATDNSGKTTTQVVNFEKEAPYTPLFAGETMYVPFDNDYIDLINLRSGTKIGSPTFANESIIKGSGVNAYKGAKDAYVTFPTTTLKTPEFSATFWMKVNASPDRAGILVMGPPDPNSTAFQNNRKSGFRFFRENAGGKQRFKLNVGNGTADTWVDGGTAADVDPTVNVWNHFAITISRTEASVYINGKVVRTSALTGGVNWDGCDVLSIMSGLPRFTEWGHASDESIMDELRIYNRSLSANDIANVIKTESGTVVGYVPKYDGEKMYMSFDESFKDLLSNTEATKVGSPTLTATDAFKGEKSYQGATGGYLSFATNDLKSASFSASMWMRVNATPDRAGILVMGPPDTANPTAPNNRKNGFRFFRENAGGKQRFKLNVGNGTADSWVDGGAAADVDPAQNTWVHLAFTISPDSSAVFINGNVATKVKAGPVNWDGCDILSIMSGVPRFTEWGHMSDLSKLDEFRVFNKELSRAEVRKIFQDGNK comes from the coding sequence ATGAAAAATATAAAATCAATTAAAATCTTATCCATAATCATTGGTCTCTTTATAATAGTCATAGGGTGTAAAGATGATTATGATGATATTACTTCACTTACACCTGGAGCTGATGCCACTGTTCACGTAATAAAAATGACTTATCCAGTGGAAGGGACAAAAATTAAGGTTCTTGAGCCTGTGATTTCCATCAATTCGATATTTGAGGTTTCCGATGATATTGAGATCAAAGAAGTAAAAGTAAATTTAGACAATAAAGATGTTACCACAATAAGTCAGTTTAAAGACTATAGAAGATTTGTTGGGGAAATAAAAATAGATGGCATTACAACAGGTCTTCATAAGCTTACTATTAGTGCTACTGACAATTCAGGTAAGACAACTACCCAAGTCGTAAACTTCGAAAAAGAAGCGCCATATACTCCATTATTTGCTGGTGAGACAATGTATGTACCTTTTGACAATGATTATATAGATTTGATCAATTTGAGATCAGGTACAAAAATCGGATCTCCGACATTTGCCAATGAAAGTATCATCAAAGGGTCAGGAGTCAATGCCTATAAAGGTGCTAAGGATGCTTATGTAACATTTCCAACTACGACACTAAAGACTCCTGAATTTTCAGCTACTTTTTGGATGAAAGTCAATGCGAGTCCCGACAGAGCAGGCATATTAGTGATGGGGCCTCCGGATCCGAATAGCACAGCTTTTCAAAATAACAGAAAAAGTGGTTTTAGATTTTTTAGAGAAAACGCGGGAGGCAAGCAACGATTTAAGCTGAATGTAGGTAATGGTACTGCAGATACTTGGGTAGATGGTGGTACTGCGGCTGATGTAGACCCTACTGTAAATGTCTGGAATCATTTTGCTATTACTATATCAAGGACAGAAGCAAGTGTTTATATCAATGGTAAAGTTGTCCGAACAAGTGCTTTAACCGGTGGAGTAAACTGGGATGGTTGTGATGTCTTATCCATCATGTCTGGATTACCAAGATTTACTGAATGGGGGCACGCATCAGATGAGAGTATCATGGATGAATTGAGAATTTATAATAGATCATTATCAGCAAATGATATTGCTAATGTGATAAAAACAGAATCCGGCACTGTCGTAGGTTATGTACCAAAGTATGATGGCGAAAAAATGTATATGAGCTTTGATGAAAGCTTCAAAGATCTACTTTCCAATACTGAAGCTACCAAAGTTGGTAGTCCTACATTAACAGCCACAGATGCGTTCAAAGGAGAAAAGTCATACCAAGGTGCCACAGGAGGCTACTTATCCTTCGCAACAAATGATCTCAAATCAGCTTCTTTTAGTGCTTCGATGTGGATGAGGGTCAATGCTACTCCTGATCGAGCCGGGATCTTAGTAATGGGGCCACCGGATACTGCTAATCCTACAGCTCCAAATAATAGAAAAAATGGTTTTAGATTTTTTAGAGAAAATGCAGGAGGCAAGCAACGTTTTAAGCTGAATGTGGGCAATGGAACAGCTGACAGCTGGGTTGACGGAGGTGCCGCAGCCGATGTTGATCCTGCTCAAAATACTTGGGTTCATTTAGCATTTACAATCAGTCCTGATTCTTCTGCTGTTTTTATAAATGGTAATGTAGCAACCAAAGTCAAAGCAGGACCGGTCAATTGGGATGGGTGTGATATTCTGTCGATCATGTCTGGAGTCCCAAGATTTACAGAGTGGGGTCACATGTCTGATTTAAGTAAACTCGATGAGTTCAGAGTTTTTAACAAAGAATTGTCAAGAGCTGAAGTAAGGAAAATATTTCAAGACGGAAATAAATAA
- the bglX gene encoding beta-glucosidase BglX has product MVPIMFISSSAQKNISKKGTGLTYYQSLGASAKVANLMTKMTIDEKIGQLNLITPGGTVTGEIVSKDVESKMKNGQIGGIFGIRGAAKAREAQEMAVKNSRLGIPILIGMDVIHGHQTIFPIPLGLSCTWDIEMIEQSARIAAREATADGIMWAFSPMVDIARDPRWGRIAESAGEDPFLGSTIASAMVRGYQGKDLTDPTTMMACVKHFALYGAAEGGRDYNTVDMSKLRMFNEYLPPYHAAVKAGVGSVMTSFNVVDYVPASGSKFLFTDVLRKKWKFDGFVVTDYTSVLEMIEHGTGDFQEVSRQSLQANVDMEMVGEGFLTTLKKSLNEGKVTNKDIDQACIRILMAKERLGLLDDPYKYFDEKRAATEIMSAENRAFARKAAAASFVLLKNENNILPLKKGVKIALVGPLADSRRNMLGTWSVSGDHEKAVTVIEGIKNLSTNPTNIMYAKGANISDDRDFAKRVNAFGEEIVIDARPADEMIREAIEVAQKSDVIVAVMGEAADMSGEASSMTDISLQPSQKKLLAALKATGKPVVMVLYNGRPMVIADEMRDMNAVLEVWCGGTEGGNAVADVIFGDVNPGGKLTTSFPVNVGQIPVYHSVLNTGRPNLPHQPKFRTNYLDAPNEPLIPFGYGLSYTTFEYGKPDISATKMTKGKTLTVTVTVKNTGKVAGHEVVQMYIRDVVGSISRPVKELKGFQKIFLQPGESKKVMFTIDEDLLKFYNELLEYKTEKGEFQAMVGTNSRDVQSVSFILE; this is encoded by the coding sequence ATGGTCCCAATAATGTTTATTTCTTCTTCAGCTCAAAAGAATATATCAAAAAAAGGAACCGGTCTTACATATTATCAGTCTCTGGGAGCATCAGCCAAAGTAGCCAATTTGATGACCAAAATGACAATAGATGAAAAAATAGGTCAGCTCAATCTTATTACTCCGGGAGGTACTGTCACAGGTGAGATAGTCAGTAAAGATGTAGAATCCAAGATGAAAAATGGTCAGATAGGAGGAATCTTTGGTATCAGAGGTGCCGCAAAAGCCCGTGAAGCGCAGGAAATGGCAGTAAAAAACAGTCGATTGGGTATTCCGATTCTGATAGGCATGGATGTCATCCATGGTCATCAGACTATATTTCCGATACCATTGGGATTATCTTGCACCTGGGATATAGAAATGATTGAACAGTCAGCTCGTATTGCTGCCAGAGAGGCCACAGCTGATGGGATCATGTGGGCATTCAGTCCTATGGTGGACATCGCACGGGATCCCAGATGGGGTAGGATCGCTGAAAGTGCAGGGGAAGATCCTTTCTTGGGTTCAACAATTGCATCGGCTATGGTCAGAGGGTATCAGGGGAAAGATCTGACTGATCCTACTACTATGATGGCTTGTGTGAAGCACTTTGCCCTTTATGGAGCCGCTGAGGGTGGGCGCGATTACAATACAGTGGATATGAGTAAGTTGCGTATGTTTAACGAGTATTTGCCACCATACCATGCAGCGGTCAAAGCAGGTGTCGGTTCAGTCATGACTTCATTCAATGTTGTGGACTATGTACCTGCATCGGGAAGTAAATTTTTATTCACTGATGTTTTACGCAAAAAATGGAAATTTGATGGTTTTGTGGTGACTGACTATACATCTGTACTGGAGATGATAGAACACGGTACCGGTGATTTTCAGGAAGTGTCCCGTCAGTCATTACAGGCCAATGTGGATATGGAAATGGTAGGCGAGGGATTTCTCACTACACTCAAAAAATCGCTGAATGAAGGCAAGGTAACAAACAAGGATATTGATCAGGCTTGTATCCGTATTTTGATGGCCAAAGAAAGATTGGGACTTTTGGATGATCCATATAAGTATTTTGATGAAAAAAGGGCTGCGACAGAAATCATGTCTGCTGAAAACAGGGCATTTGCAAGAAAAGCAGCTGCCGCATCCTTTGTTTTGCTAAAAAATGAAAACAATATACTTCCACTAAAAAAAGGTGTAAAAATTGCATTGGTGGGACCATTGGCAGATAGCCGAAGGAATATGCTGGGTACGTGGAGCGTCTCAGGCGATCACGAAAAGGCAGTCACAGTCATAGAAGGCATCAAAAACCTATCAACAAATCCAACAAATATAATGTATGCCAAAGGTGCCAACATCTCCGATGATAGAGATTTCGCAAAACGCGTCAATGCTTTTGGCGAAGAGATAGTGATAGATGCCCGACCCGCTGACGAAATGATCAGAGAAGCTATCGAAGTCGCTCAAAAGTCAGATGTCATCGTAGCGGTCATGGGTGAAGCGGCTGATATGTCAGGTGAGGCTTCCAGCATGACAGATATCAGTTTACAACCTTCACAAAAAAAATTGTTGGCAGCTTTGAAAGCCACAGGCAAGCCGGTAGTCATGGTTTTGTACAACGGTCGACCCATGGTGATCGCTGATGAGATGAGAGATATGAATGCAGTGCTTGAAGTATGGTGTGGTGGAACAGAAGGTGGCAATGCAGTGGCAGATGTTATCTTTGGTGATGTCAATCCCGGTGGAAAACTGACCACATCTTTTCCTGTCAATGTAGGCCAAATACCAGTGTATCACAGTGTGCTCAATACAGGCAGGCCTAATTTACCGCATCAACCCAAATTCAGAACCAATTATCTGGATGCACCCAATGAGCCACTTATACCATTCGGTTACGGATTGTCGTATACAACATTTGAATATGGAAAACCTGACATCAGCGCAACAAAAATGACTAAAGGCAAAACCCTTACTGTCACAGTCACCGTAAAAAATACCGGAAAAGTCGCAGGACATGAAGTTGTGCAGATGTACATTCGGGATGTTGTGGGAAGTATCAGCAGACCCGTTAAGGAGCTGAAAGGATTTCAGAAGATCTTTCTACAGCCTGGCGAAAGCAAGAAGGTAATGTTTACTATTGATGAAGATCTATTGAAGTTTTATAATGAATTGCTGGAATATAAAACCGAAAAAGGAGAGTTTCAAGCTATGGTGGGAACCAATTCGCGCGATGTTCAATCAGTAAGCTTTATTTTGGAATAA
- a CDS encoding Ig-like domain-containing protein produces MKVKNQKSLGKYLLLFALFNFIFFQKCSKKENFESFSIKNIFIGVQSILSLNTLADVQLDQSIVCTFSSPLDITTVSGNVVITKNGQNVPLNLSFSDQNQTISIAPNTFWDARSTYVLTIKNQLKDNNKNSFQGYSFSFSTVNGEIKVQRIIYGNKEIGSFGQIFDLNIQDSIFVEFSAPINRISLNAALTFSPLSFQDLILTLSSNEQKLIIKPKQNFDHLKKYTLSINTSLKGKNNENFNGVSQDFITVIDTARKFPVISTDELITKVQKETFKYFWDYAHPQSGMIRERINSDNLVTTGGSGFGVMAIIVGIEKNFITRTEGIGRVDKIVNFLEKADRFHGVWPHWINGVTGKTIPFSTNDNGADLVETALMMQGLLTFRQYLSDKAPQNTILINRITKLWEEVEWTWFIQGNNEKLLWHWSPDKGFLINLPIAGWNESLIVYVLAASSPTFPITKTLYDNAWARKGQMINNKSFFGIKLPLGYDFGGPLFFAHYSFLGLDPRKLSDKYANYWEQNTNHSLINWEYCKANPKKYSGYSASCWGLTASDNHKGYSAHSPGNDLGVISPTAALSSMPYTPDASIKAMEFFYYTLGDKIWKEYGFVDAFNLSETWFASSHLAIDQGPIIIMMENYKSGLLWHHFMKDKDILQGLKKLEFSN; encoded by the coding sequence ATGAAGGTCAAAAATCAAAAAAGCTTGGGTAAATATTTATTGCTTTTTGCACTTTTTAACTTCATTTTTTTTCAAAAATGTTCAAAAAAAGAAAATTTTGAATCCTTTTCTATAAAAAACATTTTTATCGGAGTCCAATCCATTTTATCTTTAAATACTTTAGCAGATGTACAGCTAGATCAATCGATAGTTTGTACATTTTCATCACCGCTGGACATCACAACTGTATCCGGAAATGTTGTGATTACAAAAAACGGTCAAAATGTACCTTTGAATCTTAGTTTTTCTGATCAAAATCAAACCATATCCATAGCTCCAAATACTTTTTGGGATGCAAGGTCTACCTACGTTTTGACCATCAAAAATCAATTGAAAGACAACAATAAAAATTCTTTTCAAGGATATAGCTTTTCATTTTCTACGGTTAACGGAGAGATAAAAGTACAAAGAATTATTTATGGCAATAAAGAAATTGGTAGTTTTGGACAGATATTTGACCTCAATATACAAGATAGTATATTTGTAGAGTTTTCAGCGCCAATAAATAGAATTTCGCTTAATGCTGCCCTTACATTTTCACCATTGAGCTTTCAGGATTTAATTCTAACGCTTAGTAGCAATGAGCAAAAATTAATCATCAAACCAAAACAAAACTTTGATCATTTAAAAAAATATACCTTAAGTATCAATACATCGTTGAAAGGTAAAAATAATGAAAATTTTAATGGCGTATCTCAAGATTTTATTACTGTCATAGACACAGCCCGAAAGTTTCCTGTAATTTCTACTGACGAATTAATCACTAAAGTCCAGAAAGAAACTTTTAAATATTTTTGGGATTATGCACACCCTCAGTCAGGGATGATACGCGAGCGGATTAATTCTGATAACCTGGTAACAACGGGTGGAAGTGGTTTTGGGGTTATGGCAATTATAGTTGGTATCGAAAAAAACTTTATCACCAGGACTGAAGGAATAGGAAGAGTAGACAAAATAGTAAATTTTCTTGAGAAAGCTGACCGATTTCATGGTGTTTGGCCGCATTGGATCAATGGAGTTACAGGTAAAACCATTCCTTTTAGTACAAATGACAATGGAGCGGATTTAGTGGAAACTGCTTTGATGATGCAGGGTTTACTCACTTTCAGGCAATATCTTTCAGACAAAGCACCTCAGAATACGATACTGATAAACAGAATTACAAAGCTTTGGGAAGAGGTAGAATGGACCTGGTTTATACAAGGCAATAATGAAAAGTTATTATGGCATTGGTCACCGGATAAGGGTTTTTTGATCAACCTGCCCATAGCCGGATGGAATGAAAGTCTGATAGTATATGTATTGGCCGCTTCTTCACCAACTTTCCCTATTACAAAGACACTTTATGATAATGCTTGGGCTCGAAAGGGTCAAATGATCAATAACAAATCATTCTTTGGTATTAAATTACCTTTGGGCTATGATTTTGGAGGACCTTTATTTTTCGCTCATTACTCTTTTTTGGGCTTAGACCCCAGAAAACTTTCTGATAAATATGCTAATTATTGGGAGCAAAACACCAACCACAGTTTGATAAATTGGGAATATTGCAAAGCCAACCCCAAAAAATATTCAGGCTATTCGGCATCTTGTTGGGGGCTCACTGCCAGTGACAATCACAAAGGTTATTCAGCTCATTCACCAGGCAATGATTTAGGTGTAATCTCTCCTACAGCAGCACTTTCTTCCATGCCATATACACCTGATGCATCTATCAAAGCTATGGAGTTTTTCTACTATACCTTGGGTGATAAAATATGGAAGGAATATGGTTTTGTCGATGCTTTTAATCTATCTGAAACCTGGTTTGCTTCTTCGCATCTTGCTATTGATCAGGGACCAATCATTATCATGATGGAAAATTATAAAAGTGGACTCTTGTGGCACCATTTTATGAAAGATAAAGACATACTGCAAGGTTTGAAAAAATTGGAATTTAGTAATTAA
- a CDS encoding beta-glucosidase has translation MRFYSTVLFLVLSCFSCNKKVQTSADSVHKNVGEHQGNYSNLSDNQLLDLVQKQTIKYFWEGAEPNSGMACERVHLDGIYPQNDQHIITTGGSGFGFMAILAGIERGFIKKEEALDRFLKNIAFLEKADRFHGAWPHWLDGRTGKVQPFSKKDDGGDLVETAFMVQGLLAVAEYFNGTNPKEKLLVSKIDTLWRGIEWNWYTQGKNTLYWHWSPNYGWEMNFPVGGYNECLIMYILAAASPTFPISKEVYEQGWALHGNIKKDTTLYGIKTVLNHYEHSNDPVGPLFWAHYSYLGLDPNGLIDQFADYGLLNRNHALIHHQHAIKNPNKCKGYSALNWGLTSSYSMKGYAGHQPNEDLCVISPTAAISSIPYTPMESMAFIRHLYIDKKEYIGEYGPYDAFSEQHNWYLPRYLAIDQGPIPVMIENYRSGLLWKLFMRNNDVKTGLKRLGFKYNK, from the coding sequence ATGCGGTTTTATAGTACAGTATTGTTTTTAGTTTTGAGTTGCTTTTCTTGCAATAAAAAAGTACAAACTTCTGCAGATAGCGTTCATAAGAATGTAGGTGAGCACCAAGGTAACTATTCTAATCTCTCTGATAACCAATTGTTGGATCTTGTACAAAAACAGACTATAAAATATTTTTGGGAAGGTGCAGAACCTAACTCAGGCATGGCTTGTGAGCGTGTGCATTTGGATGGTATCTATCCTCAAAATGATCAGCATATCATCACCACAGGTGGTAGTGGTTTTGGTTTTATGGCTATTTTAGCAGGTATAGAAAGAGGCTTTATCAAAAAAGAAGAGGCATTAGACAGATTTTTAAAAAATATTGCTTTTTTAGAAAAAGCGGATCGTTTTCATGGTGCCTGGCCCCACTGGTTGGATGGTAGAACAGGAAAAGTCCAACCATTCAGCAAAAAAGATGATGGAGGGGATCTTGTCGAGACTGCTTTTATGGTTCAAGGTTTGCTTGCCGTAGCGGAATACTTCAATGGCACTAATCCAAAAGAAAAATTACTTGTTTCTAAGATAGATACATTGTGGAGAGGCATAGAATGGAATTGGTACACACAAGGTAAAAATACATTGTACTGGCATTGGTCACCAAACTACGGTTGGGAAATGAACTTTCCGGTTGGTGGATACAATGAATGCCTTATTATGTACATTTTGGCTGCTGCATCACCTACCTTTCCTATCAGCAAAGAAGTATATGAGCAAGGCTGGGCACTACATGGGAATATTAAAAAGGATACTACCTTGTATGGAATAAAAACTGTATTAAATCATTACGAACATTCAAATGATCCGGTAGGGCCACTTTTCTGGGCACATTACTCTTATCTAGGTTTGGATCCAAACGGATTGATAGACCAATTTGCAGATTATGGATTACTCAATAGAAATCATGCACTTATACATCATCAGCATGCTATCAAAAACCCTAATAAATGCAAGGGATACAGCGCATTAAATTGGGGTCTTACATCTAGTTACTCGATGAAGGGATACGCGGGTCATCAGCCCAATGAGGATTTATGTGTAATTTCGCCAACTGCTGCTATTTCATCAATACCTTATACACCCATGGAAAGTATGGCCTTTATTAGGCATTTGTATATCGATAAAAAGGAATACATTGGAGAATATGGACCTTATGATGCTTTCTCAGAACAACATAACTGGTACTTGCCTAGATATCTTGCTATAGATCAAGGCCCAATCCCTGTCATGATCGAAAACTATAGATCAGGATTGCTTTGGAAATTATTTATGCGCAATAATGATGTAAAAACAGGACTCAAACGATTAGGGTTTAAGTATAACAAATAA